The Sagittula sp. P11 genome window below encodes:
- a CDS encoding ABC transporter permease, whose product MSIWIKVLIALALVAAAGWLFRFVGQKATGNKPYFRDMNYAVAFGYALGVAVIIGGIWLYFQPKANEAGAPVASVLYFRWTVQGVGIAAAGAFLFRLVGRHVGTAGTRKMFQHMPLTAAFGILVILIYAFLAIFAGVLAPHGQEQVFGQANIVPGGNPAVGGNPDFPLGTDQIGRDILSRLIYGAQNTVGIAFATTVLAFLLGGTLGFLAATLQGWMDQVLSRGVDVLMAIPSLIFSLLLITVASAWVSGTGLTMAMILIIAVIDSTRVFRLARAVGMNIVVMDYIEAAKLRGEGLLYLIFREILPNATAPLLAEFGLRFCFVFLTISALSFLGLGIQPPLADWGTMVKDLSAFINYAGFAPQIAAAPLLAAGAIALLTVAVNFVVDWMLHRSSGLKE is encoded by the coding sequence ATGAGCATCTGGATCAAGGTCCTCATCGCGCTTGCCCTCGTGGCGGCGGCCGGCTGGCTTTTCCGCTTCGTCGGGCAGAAGGCGACCGGCAACAAACCCTACTTCCGCGACATGAACTATGCCGTGGCCTTCGGTTACGCGCTGGGCGTCGCGGTGATCATCGGCGGCATCTGGCTGTACTTCCAGCCCAAGGCGAACGAAGCGGGGGCGCCCGTCGCCTCTGTCCTTTATTTCCGCTGGACGGTGCAGGGGGTGGGCATCGCGGCCGCCGGGGCCTTCCTCTTCCGGCTGGTCGGGCGGCACGTGGGAACAGCCGGCACGCGGAAGATGTTCCAGCATATGCCGCTGACCGCGGCCTTCGGCATTCTCGTGATCCTGATCTACGCTTTCCTCGCGATCTTTGCCGGGGTTCTGGCGCCGCACGGGCAGGAGCAGGTCTTTGGCCAGGCCAACATCGTGCCGGGCGGCAATCCGGCGGTGGGCGGCAACCCGGATTTCCCGCTGGGCACCGACCAGATCGGCCGCGATATCCTGTCCCGCCTGATCTACGGTGCGCAGAACACGGTGGGCATCGCCTTTGCCACGACGGTCCTGGCCTTCCTGCTGGGCGGTACGCTGGGCTTCCTTGCCGCGACGCTGCAGGGCTGGATGGACCAGGTGCTGAGCCGGGGCGTCGACGTGCTGATGGCGATTCCGTCGCTGATCTTCTCGCTCCTGCTCATCACGGTGGCGAGCGCGTGGGTGTCTGGAACCGGGCTGACGATGGCCATGATCCTCATCATCGCGGTGATCGATTCGACGCGGGTGTTCCGTCTGGCGCGCGCCGTGGGGATGAACATCGTCGTCATGGACTATATCGAGGCGGCCAAGCTGCGCGGCGAGGGCCTGCTGTACCTCATCTTCAGAGAGATCCTGCCCAACGCCACCGCGCCGCTTCTGGCGGAGTTCGGCCTGCGGTTCTGCTTTGTCTTCCTGACGATTTCCGCGCTGTCGTTCCTTGGCCTCGGCATCCAGCCGCCGCTGGCCGACTGGGGAACGATGGTGAAGGACCTGTCGGCCTTCATCAACTACGCGGGTTTCGCGCCGCAGATCGCCGCCGCGCCGCTGCTGGCCGCGGGCGCCATTGCCCTGCTGACGGTCGCGGTGAACTTCGTGGTGGACTGGATGCTGCACCGAAGCTCGGGTCTGAAGGAGTAA
- a CDS encoding ABC transporter permease has translation MNPVLTIILQRLALGILTLFIVSIVIFAAVNMLPGDFAQAILGQGATPEAVEAIRRDLGLDQSPVVRYFEWLFDALRGDLGNSFAQANFSSFVGTDSGVRTTVAAQIAPRFANTMFLAGVTAAIAVPFAVTLGVLAALYRNSVFDKTANIVSLTSVSSPEFFLAYLLILFLAVLNPVLPSLSNIYEGMSFGERLEKTLLPALTLTLVVTAQMMRMTRAAIINLLASPYIEMARLKGIKPMRVIVRHALPNALAPIINVIALNLAYLITGVVVVEVVFVYPGIGQLFVDSVKIRDIPVVQACCLIFAGAYILLNLTADIMSILTNPRLRHPK, from the coding sequence GTGAATCCGGTCCTAACCATCATCCTGCAGCGTCTGGCCCTTGGCATCCTGACTCTGTTCATCGTCTCCATCGTGATCTTCGCGGCGGTCAACATGCTGCCCGGCGACTTTGCCCAGGCCATCCTCGGTCAGGGCGCCACCCCGGAAGCGGTCGAGGCGATCCGGCGGGATCTCGGGCTCGACCAGTCCCCGGTGGTGCGGTACTTCGAATGGCTGTTCGACGCGCTGAGGGGCGATCTGGGCAATTCCTTCGCGCAGGCGAACTTCTCCTCCTTCGTGGGAACGGACAGCGGCGTGCGGACCACGGTGGCGGCACAGATCGCGCCGCGCTTTGCCAACACCATGTTCCTTGCGGGCGTGACGGCGGCGATTGCCGTGCCCTTCGCGGTGACGCTGGGCGTGCTGGCCGCGCTCTACCGGAACTCCGTCTTCGACAAGACGGCGAACATCGTGTCGCTGACCTCCGTCTCCTCGCCGGAATTCTTCCTCGCTTACCTGCTGATCCTGTTCCTCGCGGTGCTGAACCCGGTCCTGCCGAGCCTGTCGAACATCTACGAAGGCATGAGCTTTGGCGAACGGCTGGAAAAGACGCTGCTGCCGGCGCTGACGCTGACTCTGGTGGTGACGGCGCAGATGATGCGCATGACGCGGGCAGCGATCATCAACCTGCTGGCCTCTCCGTATATCGAGATGGCGCGCCTGAAGGGGATCAAGCCGATGCGGGTGATCGTCCGCCACGCGCTGCCCAATGCGCTGGCACCGATCATCAACGTCATCGCCCTGAACCTCGCCTATCTCATCACCGGCGTGGTGGTGGTCGAAGTGGTGTTCGTCTACCCGGGCATCGGCCAGCTGTTCGTCGACAGCGTGAAGATCCGTGACATCCCGGTGGTGCAGGCCTGCTGCCTGATCTTCGCCGGGGCCTACATCCTGCTGAACCTGACGGCGGACATCATGTCGATCCTGACCAACCCCCGTCTGAGGCACCCGAAATGA
- the pip gene encoding prolyl aminopeptidase, whose protein sequence is MDKIPGQKRAAQYLYPPVDPFDQRTLDTGDGHQIYVEQCGNPDGLPVVVLHGGPGGGCSPAMRRYFDPQVYRVVLFDQRGCGRSKPHASVVNNTTWHLVADIEMIRETLGIDRWAVFGGSWGATLALVYGITHPDRVSHLVLRGVFMMTKAELEWFYGGGAGQFWPEPWARFTHLIPEEERGDMIGAYAKRLFCGDLPTETRHAQAWCAWENALATVYSNGNGGESPGHYARAFARLENHYFANDGFLEHDGWILANIDRLKGTPGVIVQGRYDMICPPRRAWELAQAWPEADLRMVRNAGHALSEPGISGELVRAMDEISRQEGLHTMSGS, encoded by the coding sequence ATGGACAAAATCCCGGGCCAAAAGCGCGCAGCGCAGTATCTATATCCTCCGGTTGACCCGTTCGATCAGCGTACGCTCGATACGGGTGACGGGCATCAGATCTATGTCGAGCAGTGTGGCAACCCCGACGGGTTGCCGGTGGTGGTGTTGCACGGTGGCCCGGGCGGCGGCTGCAGCCCGGCGATGCGGCGTTACTTCGACCCGCAGGTTTACCGCGTGGTGCTGTTCGACCAGCGCGGCTGCGGCCGGTCGAAGCCGCACGCCAGCGTGGTGAACAACACGACCTGGCACCTGGTGGCCGACATCGAGATGATCCGCGAGACGCTGGGCATCGACCGCTGGGCGGTGTTCGGTGGAAGCTGGGGCGCGACGCTGGCGCTGGTCTACGGCATCACCCATCCGGACCGGGTCAGCCACCTGGTTTTGCGCGGCGTCTTCATGATGACCAAGGCGGAGCTGGAATGGTTCTACGGCGGCGGCGCCGGGCAGTTCTGGCCGGAACCCTGGGCGCGGTTCACGCACCTGATCCCCGAGGAAGAGCGCGGCGACATGATCGGCGCCTACGCCAAGCGGCTTTTCTGCGGCGACCTGCCGACCGAGACGCGGCACGCGCAGGCCTGGTGCGCGTGGGAGAACGCGCTGGCCACGGTCTATTCCAACGGCAACGGGGGCGAGTCGCCGGGGCACTACGCCCGCGCCTTCGCCCGGCTGGAGAACCACTATTTCGCCAACGACGGCTTCCTCGAGCATGACGGCTGGATCCTGGCCAACATCGACCGGCTGAAGGGCACACCGGGGGTGATCGTGCAGGGGCGTTACGACATGATCTGCCCGCCACGCCGGGCATGGGAGCTGGCGCAGGCCTGGCCCGAGGCGGACCTTCGCATGGTGCGCAATGCCGGACATGCGCTGTCGGAACCGGGCATCAGTGGGGAATTGGTCAGAGCAATGGACGAAATATCCCGCCAAGAGGGTTTACATACAATGAGCGGCAGTTAA
- the ubiG gene encoding bifunctional 2-polyprenyl-6-hydroxyphenol methylase/3-demethylubiquinol 3-O-methyltransferase UbiG: protein MTTTVDASEIAKFEAMAAEWWDPNGKFKPLHMMNPVRLDYITTQIAGEFDRRLGTGKPFAGLRILDIGCGGGLLCEPMARLGAEVVGVDAAPRNIPVAEAHAAQSGLDIDYRHTTAEDLAEAGERFDVVLNMEVVEHVADPLAYLTACRRLLKPGGLHLCSTINRNPKSFAMAIVGAEYVMRWLPKGTHEWSKFITPDELYELMRRAGLEPVDRKGYVFNPVSWRWSISDRDLSVNYVTAALAPAS from the coding sequence ATGACGACAACCGTCGACGCATCCGAGATCGCTAAATTCGAGGCAATGGCCGCCGAGTGGTGGGATCCGAACGGCAAGTTCAAGCCTCTGCACATGATGAACCCGGTGCGGCTCGACTACATCACCACCCAGATCGCCGGCGAATTCGACCGCCGGCTCGGCACCGGAAAACCCTTCGCGGGCCTGCGCATCCTTGACATCGGCTGCGGCGGCGGGCTGCTCTGCGAACCCATGGCCCGCCTCGGTGCCGAGGTCGTGGGCGTCGACGCCGCCCCTCGCAACATTCCCGTGGCCGAGGCGCACGCCGCGCAGTCCGGCCTCGACATCGACTACCGCCACACCACCGCCGAAGACCTCGCCGAGGCGGGCGAGCGATTCGATGTCGTGCTGAACATGGAAGTGGTCGAACACGTGGCCGACCCGCTGGCCTACCTGACCGCCTGCCGCCGCCTGCTGAAACCCGGCGGCCTGCACCTCTGCTCGACCATCAACCGCAACCCGAAGAGCTTCGCCATGGCGATCGTCGGCGCGGAATACGTGATGCGCTGGCTGCCGAAGGGCACCCACGAATGGTCGAAGTTCATCACCCCGGACGAGCTTTACGAGCTCATGCGCCGCGCCGGGCTCGAGCCGGTGGACCGCAAGGGCTACGTGTTCAACCCGGTCTCCTGGCGCTGGTCGATCTCCGACCGCGACCTCTCCGTCAACTACGTGACCGCCGCGCTCGCCCCCGCGTCCTGA
- a CDS encoding MarR family winged helix-turn-helix transcriptional regulator, whose translation MSDGSALAISLFSELLVADQLLRARLTKVLPNRMEISHFSVLNQLARGGEKSPAQLARSFHVTRGAMTNTLSKLEIAGYVHIRPDWDDARRKMVSISPAGRSARDAALAAITPLIDEVMTDLGDEKVRAAIPVLRELRGKLEG comes from the coding sequence ATGAGCGACGGCAGCGCGCTTGCCATCTCGCTGTTCAGCGAGCTGCTGGTCGCGGATCAGCTCTTGCGGGCGCGGCTGACCAAGGTGCTGCCGAACCGGATGGAGATCTCGCACTTCTCGGTGCTGAACCAGCTTGCGCGCGGCGGCGAGAAGAGCCCGGCGCAACTGGCCCGGTCGTTTCATGTGACGCGGGGCGCCATGACCAACACGCTGTCGAAGCTGGAGATCGCAGGTTACGTGCACATCCGGCCCGACTGGGACGACGCGCGGCGCAAGATGGTGTCGATCTCGCCCGCGGGGCGTTCGGCGCGCGATGCGGCGCTTGCGGCGATCACGCCGCTGATCGACGAGGTGATGACCGACCTTGGCGACGAGAAGGTGCGCGCCGCGATCCCGGTGTTGCGGGAGTTGCGCGGCAAGCTGGAGGGGTAG
- a CDS encoding carbon-nitrogen hydrolase family protein, translating to MRVALLQMTSSDDPGDNLATMRRMLKEAKADGAEIALTPEVCNCVSMDRAHQTEVLRQEGDDRVLAGLCAQAAASGLWVLAGSLALKAEPPEDRFVNRSFLIDPSGGIVARYDKMHMFDVQVSETETYRESSGYAPGSQAVVARTDVGVIGLTVCYDLRFAYLYRALAQAGAEILTVPAAFSPGTGPAHWMPLLQARAIETGCFVLAPAQCGTHPARHGRARKTWGHSLVVSPWGEVILDAGTKPGVHVVDIDLSEVAEARRKVPALTHDRAFTGPET from the coding sequence ATGCGGGTTGCCCTGCTGCAGATGACCTCCTCCGACGATCCGGGGGACAACCTCGCCACCATGCGCAGGATGCTGAAGGAGGCGAAGGCCGACGGTGCGGAGATCGCGCTGACGCCGGAGGTGTGCAACTGCGTCTCGATGGACCGCGCGCACCAGACGGAGGTCCTGCGGCAGGAGGGTGACGACAGGGTGCTGGCCGGGCTGTGCGCGCAGGCGGCGGCGAGCGGCCTCTGGGTGCTGGCGGGGTCGCTGGCGCTGAAGGCCGAACCGCCGGAAGACCGCTTCGTCAACCGGTCGTTCCTGATCGATCCCTCGGGCGGCATCGTGGCGCGCTACGACAAGATGCACATGTTCGACGTGCAGGTGTCGGAGACGGAAACCTACAGGGAATCGTCGGGCTATGCGCCGGGGTCGCAGGCGGTGGTCGCGCGGACCGACGTCGGTGTCATCGGCCTGACGGTCTGCTACGACCTGCGGTTTGCCTACCTCTACCGGGCACTGGCGCAGGCGGGCGCCGAGATCCTGACCGTGCCGGCAGCCTTTTCGCCCGGTACGGGGCCGGCGCACTGGATGCCGCTGTTGCAGGCGCGGGCGATCGAGACCGGCTGTTTCGTGCTTGCCCCGGCGCAATGCGGCACACATCCGGCGCGCCATGGCCGGGCACGCAAGACCTGGGGCCATTCGCTGGTGGTCTCGCCCTGGGGCGAGGTGATCCTCGACGCCGGGACGAAGCCCGGGGTGCACGTGGTCGACATCGACCTGTCGGAAGTGGCCGAGGCGCGGCGCAAGGTGCCCGCCCTGACCCACGACCGCGCATTCACGGGTCCGGAGACATGA
- the grxC gene encoding glutaredoxin 3 produces MQNVEIYSTPICGYCHAAKKLLTSKGVTFHEIDVMREPARRSEMMDRAHGRHTVPQIFIGETHVGGYDDLAALEREGKLDPLLAG; encoded by the coding sequence ATGCAAAACGTCGAAATCTATTCCACCCCGATCTGCGGCTACTGCCACGCGGCCAAAAAGCTCCTGACCTCCAAGGGGGTCACGTTCCACGAGATCGATGTCATGCGCGAACCCGCGCGCCGTTCGGAGATGATGGACCGCGCCCACGGCCGCCACACCGTGCCGCAGATCTTCATCGGCGAGACCCACGTCGGCGGCTACGACGACCTGGCGGCGCTGGAGCGGGAGGGCAAGCTCGACCCGTTGCTGGCGGGCTGA
- a CDS encoding ComF family protein, translating to MRADNFWTARMQTLLQLVYPPRCLSCSGLVETDFGLCGACWRETRFITGLTCDLCGVPLPGESGTVEHCDDCLTVARPWVKGRAALVYADVGRRLVLALKHGDRQDIAAPAAAWMARVSRDMVTPETLVVPVPLHLHRHLSRRYNQSALLARALARRLGIDWCPDALLRRQATPLLDGKTRAQRFEVLSGRIAARAGREGLMAGRRVLLVDDVMTTGATLAASAEACLSAGAQEVCVSVLARVAKDP from the coding sequence ATGAGAGCAGATAATTTCTGGACCGCGCGGATGCAAACCCTCCTGCAGCTTGTTTATCCGCCGCGCTGCCTGTCCTGCAGCGGGCTGGTGGAGACGGATTTCGGCCTTTGCGGCGCCTGCTGGCGCGAGACGCGGTTCATCACCGGCCTGACCTGCGACCTGTGCGGGGTGCCGCTGCCGGGGGAGTCCGGGACGGTGGAGCATTGCGACGACTGCCTGACGGTTGCGCGTCCGTGGGTGAAGGGACGGGCGGCGCTGGTCTATGCGGACGTGGGGCGGCGGCTGGTGCTGGCGCTGAAGCATGGCGACCGGCAGGACATCGCGGCACCCGCGGCGGCGTGGATGGCCCGGGTCAGCCGCGACATGGTGACGCCGGAGACGCTGGTGGTGCCTGTGCCGCTGCACCTGCACCGCCACCTTTCGCGGCGCTACAACCAGTCGGCGCTGCTGGCCCGGGCCCTGGCGCGCAGGCTGGGGATCGACTGGTGCCCCGACGCGCTGCTGCGGCGGCAGGCGACGCCGCTGCTGGACGGCAAGACGCGCGCCCAGCGGTTCGAGGTGTTGTCGGGCCGGATCGCCGCCCGCGCCGGGCGCGAAGGGCTGATGGCGGGCCGGCGGGTGCTGCTGGTGGACGACGTGATGACCACGGGCGCGACGCTCGCCGCCTCGGCCGAGGCCTGTCTGTCTGCGGGCGCACAGGAGGTATGCGTCTCCGTTCTGGCGCGCGTCGCCAAAGACCCCTAA
- a CDS encoding SAM-dependent methyltransferase, giving the protein MDTPPRLTDRAALTRNRRRADKGALFLHDIARDEAEDRLAMVNRTFTAPAVVTPFPDVWRQTFPEARLVEDTEILDLTPGAHDLVIHALCLHWADDPVGQLIQVRHALRPDGLALVLAFGGQTLHELRAALGQAEAEVTGGLSPRVLPMAEIRDLGALMQRAGLALPVADSAPLDVSYRNALHLMQELRAMGEGNALDARIRRFTRRRVLMRAAEIYAESYPAKDGRVRATFEILTLTGWAPDASQPQPLRPGSAAKRLADALGTQETPLKD; this is encoded by the coding sequence ATGGACACCCCTCCCCGCCTGACCGACCGGGCCGCCCTGACCCGCAACCGCCGCCGCGCCGACAAGGGCGCGCTGTTCCTGCACGACATCGCGCGGGACGAGGCGGAGGATCGGCTCGCCATGGTTAACAGGACGTTTACCGCCCCCGCCGTGGTGACGCCCTTCCCCGATGTCTGGCGGCAGACCTTTCCGGAGGCGCGCCTTGTCGAGGATACGGAGATCCTCGACCTGACCCCCGGCGCCCATGACCTCGTGATCCACGCGCTCTGCCTGCACTGGGCCGACGATCCGGTGGGCCAGCTCATCCAGGTGCGGCACGCGCTGAGACCCGATGGCCTTGCCCTCGTGCTTGCGTTCGGCGGCCAGACGCTGCACGAGTTGCGCGCAGCTCTTGGCCAGGCCGAGGCCGAAGTGACCGGCGGCCTCTCGCCCCGCGTCCTGCCCATGGCCGAGATCCGCGATCTGGGCGCCCTGATGCAGCGCGCCGGTCTGGCCCTGCCGGTGGCCGACAGCGCCCCGCTCGACGTGAGCTACCGCAATGCGCTGCACCTGATGCAGGAACTCCGCGCCATGGGCGAGGGCAACGCGCTCGACGCGCGGATCAGGCGCTTCACCCGCCGCCGCGTCCTCATGCGCGCCGCCGAGATCTACGCCGAAAGCTACCCGGCAAAGGACGGTCGCGTCCGCGCTACCTTCGAGATCCTGACCCTGACCGGCTGGGCGCCCGACGCCAGCCAGCCGCAGCCCCTCCGCCCCGGCAGCGCGGCAAAGCGTCTGGCCGATGCCCTGGGCACGCAGGAAACGCCGTTGAAAGATTGA
- the hemH gene encoding ferrochelatase — protein MLDGTTTGTRPAHAPSDHPKVATGKVGVLLANLGTPDGHDYWSMRRYLNEFLSDRRVIDYAPWKWQPLLQLVILSKRPFTSGAAYRSIWNNEANESPLMTITKAKTAKIAARMAEEYGDQVEVAFCMRYGNPSTQSKVRELVEKGCRKILFFPLYPQYAGATSGTANDQFFRALMAEKWQPTARIVDPYFEHPKYVEALAQSVERAYAAAEQKPELLICSYHGLPQRYLMEGDPYHCQCQKTTRLLKERLGWDDSQIKTTFQSQFGPEDWLRPYTVEEVARLAKEDGVKRIAICAPAFSADCIETLEEINEEIKESFEHAGGESFTYIPCLNDDDAHIEALSTVIGENLSGWVR, from the coding sequence ATGCTGGATGGCACGACGACCGGGACGCGGCCCGCGCACGCCCCCTCTGACCACCCGAAGGTCGCAACCGGGAAGGTGGGCGTCCTGCTCGCCAACCTCGGCACGCCGGACGGCCACGATTACTGGTCCATGCGGCGCTACCTGAACGAGTTCCTGTCGGACCGCCGCGTGATCGACTACGCGCCTTGGAAATGGCAGCCGCTCCTGCAACTGGTGATCCTGTCCAAGCGGCCCTTCACCTCCGGCGCCGCCTACCGCTCCATCTGGAACAACGAGGCGAACGAGTCGCCGCTGATGACGATCACCAAGGCGAAGACCGCCAAGATCGCCGCCCGCATGGCCGAAGAATACGGCGACCAGGTGGAGGTCGCCTTCTGCATGCGCTACGGCAACCCCTCGACCCAGTCGAAGGTCCGCGAGCTGGTGGAAAAGGGCTGCCGCAAGATCCTGTTCTTCCCGCTTTACCCGCAATACGCGGGCGCCACCTCCGGCACCGCGAACGACCAGTTCTTCCGCGCCCTCATGGCCGAGAAATGGCAACCCACCGCGCGGATCGTCGATCCCTACTTCGAGCATCCGAAATACGTGGAGGCGCTGGCCCAGTCGGTCGAACGCGCCTACGCCGCGGCCGAGCAGAAGCCCGAACTGCTGATCTGTTCCTATCACGGCCTGCCGCAGCGCTACCTTATGGAAGGCGACCCCTATCACTGCCAGTGCCAGAAGACGACGCGCCTGCTGAAAGAGCGGCTCGGATGGGACGATTCGCAGATCAAGACCACGTTCCAGAGCCAGTTCGGCCCCGAGGACTGGCTGCGTCCCTACACCGTCGAAGAGGTCGCCCGGCTGGCGAAGGAAGACGGCGTGAAGCGCATCGCCATCTGCGCCCCGGCCTTCTCGGCGGACTGCATCGAAACGCTGGAAGAGATCAACGAGGAGATCAAGGAGAGCTTCGAACACGCCGGCGGCGAGAGCTTCACCTACATCCCCTGCCTGAACGACGACGACGCCCACATCGAGGCGCTCAGCACGGTGATCGGCGAAAACCTGTCAGGCTGGGTCCGCTGA
- a CDS encoding L,D-transpeptidase yields MADTPRFTIGRRAFLAATAATLATPALAQVNGAGTTEIERELNSSVRRNISSFRTLNWQPYFSNLSKGAILVDISSRALHYWQESGQYHLYPCSVPLTEDLTRRGRTSITLKDPNPDWRPTPAMKIRNPEWPDYVGPGPDNPLGTRAMHLSWQYYRIHGTHDTRKIGRRSSNGCIGLYNEHIEALYEMASVGTQVLLI; encoded by the coding sequence ATGGCTGACACGCCACGCTTTACCATTGGCCGCCGTGCATTTCTTGCCGCGACAGCCGCTACCCTTGCGACACCGGCACTGGCACAGGTGAACGGAGCAGGCACGACGGAGATCGAGCGCGAACTGAATTCCTCGGTGCGCCGCAACATCTCCAGCTTCCGGACGCTGAACTGGCAGCCGTACTTCTCGAACCTTTCGAAAGGTGCGATTCTCGTCGATATTTCCTCGCGCGCGCTGCACTACTGGCAGGAAAGCGGGCAGTATCACCTGTACCCGTGCTCGGTTCCGCTGACCGAGGACCTGACGCGCCGCGGCCGTACCTCGATCACGCTGAAGGACCCGAACCCGGACTGGCGCCCGACCCCGGCGATGAAGATCCGCAACCCGGAGTGGCCGGACTATGTCGGCCCCGGCCCGGACAACCCGCTGGGCACCCGCGCGATGCACCTGAGCTGGCAGTATTACCGCATCCACGGCACCCACGACACGCGCAAGATCGGCCGCCGCTCCTCGAACGGCTGCATCGGTCTTTACAACGAGCATATCGAGGCCCTGTACGAGATGGCGTCCGTGGGCACTCAGGTGTTGCTAATTTGA